The Bombus pascuorum chromosome 9, iyBomPasc1.1, whole genome shotgun sequence genome has a window encoding:
- the LOC132910614 gene encoding alpha-(1,3)-fucosyltransferase C-like — protein MTDMKLWVVGKNSLVVLTIFTIALYALSFCFNWSNDDLLRFRQVFGEDLRYANTTKKILFWTKMFSNETFYMGTGYIARDCPVNNCYATNNRNVVKLTDFDAVLFHGNDLNLEDLPKNRSPRQWYVFVNLESPANRPVTSYFYEDFFNITMTYRLDSDIVWTYAVVKDARTNVNVAPSRNVNWSAFYAGSGDRTIGDDVDASLSKTIRGKTKPIIWFVSNCMAKSGREKYVNELSKHIPVDVYGECGNMFCPRNEDCFARVAEPGYFFYLSFENSLCDDYVTEKLYNSLRYNVVPIVYGGANYSRYAPPRSYIDVFDFDTPKSLAEYLKQLIKNPRKYSEYFAWKTYYKIEGGIQQGICNLCEYLHKQKEPRTQNFLSDWFSRSKCHLQELLHNHSYLTGSIFKD, from the exons ATGACCGATATGAAATTATGGGTGGTTGGAAAAAACAGCTTGGTCGTCCTTACGATCTTCACGATCGCTCTGTACGCTCTGTCTTTCTGCTTCAACTGGAGCAACGACGACCTCTTACGCTTCAGGCAAGTCTTTGGAGAGGATCTACGATACGCGAATACGACGAAGAAAATCCTATTTTGGACCAAGATGTTCAGCAACGAGACATTTTACATGGGCACAGGCTACATCGCCCGCGACTGCCCCGTGAACAATTGTTACGCGACTAACAACAGAAATGTGGTGAAGCTGACAGACTTCGACGCAGTTTTATTTCACGGGAACGATCTTAATCTGGAAGATTTGCCAAAGAACCGGAGTCCACGGCAGTGGTACGTTTTCGTGAATCTGGAAAGCCCGGCCAACAGGCCGGTGACTAGCTACTTTTACGAGGATTTCTTTAACATCACCATGACATACAGATTGGACAGCGATATCGTGTGGACCTATGCAGTCGTTAAGGATGCTCGTACCAACGTAAACGTAGCGCCTAGCAGAAATGTGAATTGGAGCGCCTTTTACGCTGGATCAG GTGACCGAACGATCGGCGACGATGTGGACGCGTCGTTGTCGAAGACGATTCGAGGCAAGACGAAGCCGATAATCTGGTTCGTGAGCAACTGTATGGCAAAAAGCGGCCGGGAAAAGTACGTGAACGAACTGTCCAAGCACATACCGGTCGACGTTTATGGAGAGTGCGGCAACATGTTTTGTCCCCGTAACGAGGATTGCTTCGCACGAGTCGCGGAACCTGGCTATTTTTTTTACCTGTCATTCGAGAATTCGTTGTGCGACGATTACGTAACCGAGAAGCTGTACAATAGCCTCAG ATACAACGTGGTTCCCATCGTTTATGGTGGCGCCAATTACAGCCGCTATGCTCCACCACGATCTTACATAGACGTGTTCGACTTTGACACGCCAAAGAGTTTGGCCGAATATCTAAAGCAGCTAATCAAAAATCCGCGAAAGTACAGCGAGTACTTCGCTTGGAAAACGTATTACAAGATCGAGGGTGGTATTCAACAAGGTATATGCAATCTGTGCGAGTATCTTCATAAGCAGAAAGAGCCACGAACGCAAAACTTTTTGTCCGATTGGTTCAGTCGGTCGAAATGTCACCTTCAGGAACTTTTACATAATCACAGTTACCTTACAGGGTCTATTTTCAAAGACTGA